In Halovivax gelatinilyticus, the following are encoded in one genomic region:
- the pstB gene encoding phosphate ABC transporter ATP-binding protein PstB, translating into MSTQQNTDSLITTDVQATDTERETKPDETVLEAQNLDVYYGDDRALSDVTIEIPEHKVTAIIGPSGCGKSTFLRSINRMNDQIDVARIEGELYFHNKNVYDEDVDPVALRRKIGQVFQKPNPFPKSIYDNVAYGLRVQGKADTVDLDDAVERALRGSALWDEVNDKLDSSGLDLSGGQQQRLCIARAIATDPEVLLMDEPTSALDPVAASKIEDLIDDLVEEYTVVIVTHNMQQAARISDKTAVFLTGGELVEFDDTSTIFADPADDRVEDYITGKFG; encoded by the coding sequence ATGTCCACACAACAGAACACGGATTCACTGATCACGACCGACGTACAGGCAACCGACACCGAGCGGGAGACGAAACCGGACGAGACGGTTCTCGAGGCCCAAAACCTCGACGTCTATTACGGAGACGACCGGGCGCTCTCGGACGTCACCATCGAGATTCCCGAGCACAAGGTGACCGCAATCATCGGTCCCTCGGGCTGTGGAAAGTCGACGTTCCTTCGCTCGATCAACCGGATGAACGACCAGATCGACGTCGCTCGTATCGAGGGGGAACTCTACTTCCACAACAAGAACGTCTACGACGAGGACGTCGATCCCGTCGCGTTGCGCCGAAAGATCGGACAGGTGTTCCAGAAACCCAACCCGTTCCCGAAGTCGATCTACGACAACGTCGCCTACGGGTTGCGGGTCCAGGGGAAGGCCGACACGGTCGACCTCGACGACGCCGTCGAGCGCGCACTTCGCGGGTCGGCCCTCTGGGACGAGGTGAACGACAAGCTCGACTCGTCCGGGCTCGACCTCTCCGGCGGCCAGCAACAGCGACTCTGCATCGCCCGCGCGATCGCGACCGACCCCGAGGTGCTCCTGATGGACGAGCCGACGTCCGCGCTCGACCCAGTCGCCGCCTCGAAAATCGAGGACCTCATCGACGACCTGGTCGAAGAGTACACCGTCGTCATCGTCACTCACAACATGCAACAGGCCGCCCGAATCTCCGACAAGACGGCCGTTTTCCTCACCGGCGGCGAACTCGTCGAGTTCGACGACACGAGCACCATCTTCGCGGATCCGGCCGACGACCGCGTCGAGGACTACATCACCGGTAAATTTGGCTAA
- the pstA gene encoding phosphate ABC transporter permease PstA, translated as MSTDSEDRLSPETGGGVFTDVDLSREHLKNRAFRWLLFAASMFGVVVLALLLLDVATDFYAGLTEFDISLVDFFTRDGSRREELAGFRGAIVASVMLMIVTAILSFFVGVGSAIYLEEYAPDTRTTRLIEANLANLAGVPSIVYGLLALAALVNGIGMGPILLAGAVALALLVMPIIIVSTQEALRSVPDGVRNGSYATGATKWQTIRQVVLPAALPGIMTGTILALARAIGETAPLIMVGALFTNRMPFGPLDRFSAMPTQIYNWAAEPSPHFIHLAATGIVVLLAFMFVMNGVAIYLRHKYETEI; from the coding sequence ATGAGTACCGACTCCGAAGATCGATTGTCGCCGGAGACGGGCGGTGGAGTGTTTACCGACGTCGACCTCAGCCGAGAACACCTGAAGAATCGAGCCTTTCGCTGGCTCCTCTTCGCCGCGTCGATGTTCGGCGTCGTCGTGCTGGCGCTGCTGTTGCTCGACGTCGCAACTGACTTCTACGCTGGCCTGACCGAGTTCGACATCAGTCTCGTCGATTTCTTCACGCGGGACGGCTCGCGACGGGAGGAACTCGCCGGCTTCAGGGGAGCGATCGTCGCGTCGGTTATGCTGATGATCGTGACGGCGATCCTTTCATTTTTCGTCGGCGTCGGGTCGGCGATCTACCTGGAGGAGTACGCTCCGGACACGCGAACGACTCGACTGATCGAGGCGAACCTGGCGAACCTCGCCGGCGTTCCGTCGATCGTCTACGGCCTGCTCGCGCTGGCGGCGCTGGTCAACGGGATCGGTATGGGGCCGATTCTGCTGGCGGGCGCGGTTGCACTCGCCCTGCTAGTGATGCCGATCATCATCGTCTCGACGCAGGAAGCGCTACGTTCGGTCCCCGACGGCGTCAGGAACGGGTCGTACGCGACGGGCGCCACGAAGTGGCAGACGATTCGCCAGGTCGTGTTGCCGGCGGCACTGCCCGGGATAATGACGGGCACCATCCTGGCGCTCGCCCGCGCGATCGGCGAGACGGCGCCGCTGATCATGGTCGGGGCGCTGTTCACCAACCGGATGCCGTTCGGGCCGTTGGATCGCTTCAGCGCGATGCCGACCCAGATCTACAACTGGGCGGCGGAGCCGAGTCCCCACTTCATTCACCTCGCGGCGACCGGCATCGTCGTCCTGCTCGCGTTCATGTTCGTCATGAACGGGGTTGCGATCTACCTGCGCCACAAGTACGAGACGGAGATATAA
- a CDS encoding HdeD family acid-resistance protein → MASTTQPASYEAQLESNWRTLALAGIVVGLLGILAISFPFATGLSITYGIGLLLILSGIVHGGHALTVRGWRGQLWQLVVGVVSVVAGLVIVANPVLGLASLTLLAAAYLLADGVAELWLSSRLESRSGRWSVALSGFLSAVLAGLLLAGFPADSAWAIGVLVGVSLLLTGLSMVVVSSDGRRASRAFSPETRDEAV, encoded by the coding sequence ATGGCTTCGACAACGCAACCAGCCTCGTACGAGGCACAGCTCGAGTCGAACTGGCGGACGCTCGCACTCGCGGGGATCGTCGTGGGACTGCTCGGAATCCTCGCGATCTCGTTTCCGTTCGCCACTGGGCTCTCTATCACCTACGGGATCGGTCTGTTGTTGATCCTGAGCGGGATCGTTCACGGCGGCCACGCGCTGACTGTCCGGGGCTGGCGAGGTCAACTCTGGCAACTCGTGGTTGGAGTCGTCAGCGTCGTCGCCGGTCTCGTCATCGTCGCGAATCCCGTCCTCGGACTGGCGAGCCTGACGCTGCTGGCGGCCGCGTACCTGCTTGCCGACGGCGTCGCGGAACTCTGGCTCAGCAGCCGACTGGAGTCGCGGTCCGGCCGGTGGTCGGTCGCCCTGAGCGGCTTCCTGTCGGCCGTGCTGGCCGGGTTACTCCTCGCCGGCTTTCCCGCCGATTCGGCGTGGGCCATCGGAGTGCTGGTCGGGGTGAGTTTGCTCCTGACCGGCCTCTCGATGGTCGTCGTCTCGTCCGACGGACGGCGAGCGAGCCGCGCGTTTTCTCCGGAGACGCGCGATGAGGCCGTTTAA
- a CDS encoding ArsR/SmtB family transcription factor, with protein sequence MAHPDRLHRLIEDELGECCEADVDDRLSALGALDEGVPDDPTPDLIALSTLGDATRHRLVRLLVAAEGELCVCELSPLVDVSDSAISHALSDLTDAGLVSRRKEGTWRYYRPTERAERLVAALDDTRGVDGV encoded by the coding sequence ATGGCCCACCCTGATCGACTGCATCGACTCATCGAAGACGAACTCGGCGAGTGCTGCGAGGCGGACGTCGACGATCGTCTGTCGGCGCTCGGCGCGCTCGACGAGGGGGTGCCGGACGACCCGACGCCGGACCTCATCGCGTTGTCGACGCTCGGCGACGCGACCCGCCACCGCCTCGTTCGACTACTCGTGGCGGCAGAAGGCGAACTGTGCGTCTGCGAACTCTCGCCGCTCGTCGACGTCAGCGACAGCGCGATCAGCCACGCGCTCTCGGACCTGACCGACGCCGGACTCGTCTCCCGCCGAAAGGAGGGAACCTGGCGCTACTACCGTCCGACCGAGCGCGCCGAGCGACTCGTCGCCGCGCTCGACGATACCCGAGGTGTCGACGGTGTTTGA
- the arcS gene encoding archaeosine synthase subunit alpha — protein sequence MTEFFEIHARDGAARLGELRLRESHPTPALVDDLLDDAGSTWVGDREQPTGDPSTLTVLPHRAFPGGTAPEVRDSFAPEYPDVDFPAAAVVSSESPADHGTDAYVVSDAQSIRGHGAAFTEAIVAVREAVPADTALVLSGIATPRNVSLLAYAGVDAVDAAFATAEGTRGNYLTTDGSHYLDDLDELPCSCPVCQGPRESFTLADCAEHNRNALAAELATVRQRIRDGRLRDYLEGQVRHDQWLTAAMRELDDQWAYLEERTPILREAEITAATEDTLRRVEIQRYADRVTSRYRNRFRNPLVLVPCSARKPYSESQSHRQFHDAIQWRAHLVSMTSPIGVVPQELETTYPAQHYDTVVTGRWSADEIDFVARVLRRYLERNEYRKIVAHVPDDGYREIVERVEADLDLSDRLTYTVPEGGHPTDEESLSNLSTALSGELKYSKREREHNTIRAIADYVLGDGAGDDLFDAVDVQTTSRYPKIQVRDGEGTQLATMVPKYGTLSFTLEGARLWVDSDAPTKRVEIDGFVPHGSVLAPGVVDADDEIRVGDEVVVEGPKAFAVGRAEMFGREMTESTRGEAVTVRHVEER from the coding sequence ATGACCGAGTTCTTCGAAATTCACGCGCGCGACGGCGCGGCGCGGCTGGGCGAACTGCGCCTTCGCGAGTCGCACCCGACGCCGGCGCTCGTGGACGACCTCCTCGACGACGCCGGTTCGACGTGGGTCGGCGATCGCGAACAACCGACCGGTGATCCGTCGACGCTCACCGTACTCCCCCACCGGGCGTTTCCCGGCGGAACGGCCCCCGAAGTTCGCGATTCGTTCGCGCCCGAGTATCCCGACGTCGACTTCCCTGCGGCGGCCGTCGTCTCGAGCGAATCGCCCGCCGATCACGGCACTGACGCCTACGTCGTCTCCGACGCCCAGTCGATCAGGGGCCACGGTGCGGCGTTTACCGAGGCGATCGTCGCCGTCCGCGAGGCCGTTCCGGCCGACACGGCGCTCGTTCTCTCCGGGATCGCGACGCCGCGAAACGTCTCGCTTCTCGCCTACGCGGGCGTCGATGCGGTCGACGCCGCCTTCGCGACCGCCGAGGGAACGCGCGGGAACTACCTGACGACCGACGGATCGCACTATCTCGACGATCTGGACGAGCTGCCGTGTTCCTGTCCCGTCTGTCAGGGACCCCGCGAGTCGTTCACGCTCGCCGATTGCGCAGAGCACAACCGGAACGCGCTGGCCGCCGAACTCGCGACGGTGCGCCAGCGGATTCGCGACGGGCGTCTGCGCGATTATCTCGAAGGGCAGGTCAGACACGACCAGTGGCTCACCGCGGCGATGCGCGAACTCGACGACCAGTGGGCCTACCTGGAGGAGCGAACGCCGATCCTCCGCGAGGCCGAGATCACGGCGGCGACGGAGGACACCCTCCGCCGGGTCGAGATCCAGCGCTACGCCGACCGGGTGACCAGTCGGTACCGGAATCGCTTTCGAAACCCGCTGGTGCTCGTCCCCTGTTCTGCTCGCAAACCCTACAGCGAATCCCAGAGCCACCGCCAGTTCCACGACGCGATCCAGTGGCGCGCCCACCTCGTCTCGATGACGAGCCCGATCGGCGTCGTCCCGCAGGAACTCGAGACGACCTACCCCGCCCAGCACTACGACACCGTCGTCACCGGCCGCTGGTCGGCCGACGAGATCGACTTCGTCGCCCGGGTTCTGAGACGGTACCTGGAGCGAAACGAGTACCGGAAGATAGTCGCTCACGTTCCCGACGACGGCTATCGTGAGATCGTCGAGCGCGTCGAGGCCGACCTCGACCTCTCGGATCGACTCACCTACACCGTCCCCGAGGGCGGTCACCCCACCGACGAGGAGTCGCTTTCGAACCTCTCGACCGCGCTTTCGGGCGAACTCAAGTATTCCAAACGCGAGCGAGAGCACAACACGATTCGGGCGATCGCCGACTACGTCCTCGGCGACGGCGCCGGCGACGACCTCTTCGACGCCGTCGACGTGCAGACGACGAGTCGGTACCCCAAGATCCAGGTCAGAGACGGTGAGGGCACACAACTCGCGACGATGGTTCCGAAGTACGGGACCCTCTCGTTCACCCTGGAAGGTGCCCGGCTGTGGGTCGACAGCGACGCCCCGACCAAGCGCGTCGAGATCGACGGCTTCGTCCCGCACGGGAGCGTCCTCGCACCGGGCGTCGTCGACGCCGACGACGAGATTCGCGTCGGCGACGAGGTCGTCGTCGAGGGGCCGAAGGCGTTCGCGGTCGGTCGTGCGGAGATGTTCGGCCGGGAGATGACAGAAAGCACGCGTGGCGAGGCGGTGACGGTTCGCCACGTCGAAGAGCGATAG
- the pstC gene encoding phosphate ABC transporter permease subunit PstC, with translation MSTETTPGPGITRDAAAQSDIAANRRARRVLFGFAAITVITTLAIFFVLIDNAASYFFGAKLTEMLTGASVERTVTFTEFFTGTRWAPDHATPAHGALPVIFGTLAITVGAAFVSIPIGTATAIYLSEYASPGVRSKLKPTLEVLAGIPTIVYGYFAIAFINPIVLAPIADALFGINLGRYSMLSGMLVVGIMTIPMVSSISEDAMSAVPDDLRNGAYALGATKYDVSTRIVLPASISGVFASYILAVSRAIGETMAVTLAAGFNANITANPFDEIMTMTAYMVSMARGTTAVGTVEYQSLFAVGLLLFVMTLTMNLLNDALKRRFQEEYR, from the coding sequence ATGAGCACTGAAACCACGCCTGGACCGGGGATCACCCGCGACGCTGCCGCACAGTCCGACATTGCGGCCAACCGTCGGGCCAGACGCGTACTCTTCGGATTCGCGGCGATCACGGTCATCACGACGCTCGCGATCTTTTTCGTGCTGATCGACAACGCCGCGAGTTACTTCTTCGGCGCCAAACTCACCGAGATGCTCACCGGCGCGAGCGTCGAGCGGACGGTGACTTTCACCGAGTTCTTCACCGGAACGCGGTGGGCGCCCGATCACGCGACTCCGGCTCACGGTGCGCTGCCAGTCATCTTCGGGACGCTCGCGATCACTGTCGGCGCGGCGTTCGTCTCGATCCCGATCGGGACGGCGACCGCGATCTACCTCTCGGAGTACGCCTCACCCGGGGTCCGATCGAAACTCAAACCGACGCTCGAGGTACTCGCCGGCATCCCGACGATCGTCTACGGCTACTTCGCGATCGCGTTCATCAATCCGATCGTTCTGGCGCCGATCGCGGACGCGCTATTCGGAATCAACCTCGGTCGCTACAGCATGCTCTCGGGGATGCTCGTGGTCGGAATCATGACGATTCCGATGGTCTCCTCGATCAGCGAGGACGCGATGTCCGCGGTGCCGGACGATCTCCGGAACGGCGCCTACGCCCTCGGCGCGACGAAGTACGACGTGTCGACGCGCATCGTGCTTCCGGCCTCGATATCCGGCGTATTCGCCTCGTACATCCTCGCCGTCTCCCGGGCGATCGGCGAGACGATGGCGGTGACGTTGGCGGCCGGGTTCAACGCGAACATCACCGCGAACCCGTTCGACGAGATCATGACGATGACCGCCTACATGGTGTCGATGGCTCGCGGGACGACCGCCGTCGGGACCGTCGAGTACCAGAGCCTGTTCGCGGTCGGGCTGTTGTTATTCGTTATGACCCTGACGATGAACTTACTCAACGACGCACTCAAGCGACGGTTCCAGGAGGAGTACCGATGA
- a CDS encoding NUDIX hydrolase has translation MTDDSLAWETRDRTVAYSCPGFDVITEDVRLPDGTETDFDYLSEPESVAILPLTPDGSVVAIEEWRQAVGRVNLGIPVGGVEPDDTDLEASARRELTEETGYEAERIESLCTVEPANGLADSVTHFFVARGCRPTAEQDLDADETIRVEERSLESLERAALSGELSDARPVLAIAYYRLAESSDVGE, from the coding sequence ATGACCGACGATTCCCTCGCCTGGGAGACGCGCGATCGGACGGTAGCGTACTCCTGTCCCGGATTCGATGTGATTACCGAGGACGTCCGGCTGCCCGACGGAACGGAGACCGACTTCGACTACCTCTCCGAACCCGAGAGCGTGGCGATCCTTCCGCTCACCCCCGACGGATCGGTCGTCGCGATCGAGGAGTGGCGCCAGGCTGTCGGTCGCGTGAACCTGGGCATTCCCGTCGGCGGCGTCGAACCCGACGATACCGACCTGGAGGCATCCGCTCGCCGGGAACTCACGGAGGAGACGGGATACGAAGCCGAGCGGATCGAATCGCTCTGTACGGTCGAGCCCGCGAACGGTCTCGCCGACAGCGTCACGCACTTCTTCGTCGCGAGGGGGTGTCGACCGACGGCCGAGCAGGACTTAGACGCCGACGAGACGATTCGCGTCGAAGAGCGCTCGCTCGAATCGCTCGAACGCGCCGCGCTCTCTGGCGAACTCAGCGATGCCAGGCCGGTGCTGGCCATCGCGTACTATCGGCTCGCAGAATCTTCCGACGTCGGCGAGTGA
- the tgtA gene encoding tRNA guanosine(15) transglycosylase TgtA: MRECFEVRTVDAGGRIGELSVPRAGTTIETPVLLPVINPHLDTLLPRRLADEFGAEALITNAYIFHGSEDFRERALEDGLHDVLDFPGVIMTDSGSFQLAEYGEIDVTTEEIIDFQASIGSDIATPVDIPTPPDVPRDRAESELETTRERLELAASIETGDMLVTAPVQGSTYPDLREAAGAHAAATTLDVFPIGAVVPLLNEYRYADVVDVVAAAKRGLGTDAPVHLFGAGHPMMFALAVAMGCDLFDSAAYALYARDDRYLTVRGTRHVDDLEHLPCSCPVCLEHGADGLASLPDDRRETALAAHNLHVSFAEIRRIKAAIRAGNLLELVDERARAHPAMLDGYRALLDHADQLERTDPASKGTFFYTSHESAHRPEVRRHHDRLDRLSVPDRLFLSQSGDDPLEPYDETWRVVPPFGPFPRALSKSYPVNAEVPDRTDRSAIEAAARGVKRLVEENPETSVGLGHEGWPRDVLESLSDRVELVDQSGAD; this comes from the coding sequence ATGCGCGAGTGTTTCGAGGTCCGAACCGTCGACGCCGGGGGCCGTATCGGTGAACTCTCGGTTCCGCGGGCCGGGACGACGATCGAGACGCCGGTGCTCTTACCCGTAATTAACCCACACCTCGACACCCTCTTACCGCGGCGACTCGCCGACGAATTCGGTGCCGAGGCGCTCATAACGAACGCGTACATCTTTCACGGCTCTGAGGACTTTCGAGAGCGGGCGCTCGAAGACGGACTCCACGACGTCCTCGACTTTCCAGGGGTAATCATGACCGATTCGGGCTCGTTCCAGCTGGCCGAGTACGGTGAAATCGACGTTACCACGGAGGAAATCATCGACTTCCAGGCGTCGATCGGCTCCGACATCGCGACGCCGGTCGACATCCCGACGCCCCCGGACGTCCCCAGAGACCGGGCCGAATCCGAACTGGAGACGACCCGTGAGCGACTCGAACTCGCCGCGTCGATCGAGACCGGCGACATGCTCGTCACCGCACCGGTCCAGGGGTCGACGTACCCCGATCTCCGGGAGGCCGCCGGGGCGCACGCGGCCGCCACCACTCTCGACGTCTTCCCGATCGGCGCGGTCGTTCCGCTCTTGAACGAGTACCGTTACGCCGACGTGGTCGACGTCGTCGCCGCCGCCAAGCGCGGACTCGGCACCGACGCGCCGGTCCACCTCTTTGGCGCCGGCCATCCGATGATGTTCGCCCTCGCCGTCGCGATGGGCTGTGACCTCTTCGACTCGGCCGCCTACGCGCTCTACGCACGCGACGACCGGTATCTCACGGTTCGCGGAACCCGACACGTAGACGACCTAGAGCACCTGCCGTGTTCGTGTCCGGTCTGTCTCGAACACGGGGCGGATGGGCTCGCCTCCCTCCCCGACGATCGCCGGGAAACGGCGTTGGCCGCCCACAACCTCCACGTGAGTTTCGCGGAGATCAGGCGGATCAAGGCCGCGATCCGGGCAGGCAACCTCCTCGAACTGGTCGACGAGCGCGCACGGGCCCACCCGGCGATGCTCGACGGCTATCGGGCGCTGCTCGATCACGCAGACCAGCTAGAGCGCACCGATCCGGCCTCGAAGGGGACCTTCTTCTACACCTCCCACGAGAGCGCCCACAGACCGGAGGTCCGACGCCACCACGACCGCCTCGACCGACTCTCGGTTCCGGACCGGCTCTTTCTCTCCCAGTCCGGTGACGATCCGCTCGAACCGTACGACGAAACCTGGCGCGTCGTCCCGCCGTTCGGACCGTTTCCGCGCGCGCTGTCGAAGAGCTACCCCGTAAACGCTGAGGTGCCCGACCGGACCGATCGATCGGCGATCGAAGCCGCCGCACGCGGCGTGAAACGTCTGGTCGAGGAGAATCCGGAGACGTCGGTCGGCCTCGGTCACGAGGGGTGGCCGCGTGACGTCCTCGAATCGCTTTCCGATCGGGTCGAACTCGTCGATCAGTCGGGTGCCGACTGA
- a CDS encoding TRAM domain-containing protein, with amino-acid sequence MREQAVDLWDAVRTLDPETLSSVELAAVVAGAVVAVILVGWLFVRFRRWWRVRRERRRSWNRHADAQDREPPVSVGETYTVAIQEFSHHHSGERHAVAKIEGFVVFVRDVPRTISPTETIRVSILSFNRGRTSATATFVERT; translated from the coding sequence ATGCGCGAACAGGCCGTCGATCTGTGGGACGCCGTCCGGACGCTGGATCCGGAGACGCTGTCGAGCGTCGAGCTCGCGGCGGTGGTCGCCGGTGCGGTCGTGGCGGTCATCCTCGTCGGTTGGCTCTTCGTGCGGTTCCGGCGCTGGTGGCGCGTCCGTCGCGAGCGTCGTCGCTCGTGGAACCGCCACGCCGACGCCCAGGACCGCGAGCCGCCGGTCTCCGTCGGCGAGACGTACACGGTGGCGATCCAGGAGTTTTCACACCACCACTCCGGCGAACGACACGCCGTCGCCAAAATCGAGGGATTCGTCGTCTTCGTCAGAGACGTTCCGCGGACCATCTCACCGACGGAGACGATTCGCGTCTCGATCCTCTCGTTCAACCGCGGGCGGACCTCGGCGACCGCGACGTTCGTCGAGCGAACTTAA
- a CDS encoding PadR family transcriptional regulator — protein sequence MDQLTGFQRDLLYVITGMDRPSGQEILDVINDYVDQPVTHGRLYPNLDALVEQGLVEKGQLDRRTNYYALTPSGKRALENRQEWVERYVEP from the coding sequence ATGGATCAGCTCACCGGCTTTCAACGCGACCTGCTGTACGTCATCACCGGCATGGACCGGCCGTCCGGTCAGGAGATACTCGACGTGATAAACGACTACGTCGACCAGCCCGTAACCCACGGGCGGCTCTACCCAAACCTCGACGCCCTGGTCGAACAGGGCCTCGTCGAGAAGGGCCAGCTCGACCGACGGACGAACTACTACGCGCTGACGCCGAGTGGCAAACGCGCGCTCGAAAACCGTCAGGAGTGGGTCGAGCGGTACGTCGAACCGTAG
- a CDS encoding universal stress protein: protein MDRGLIVVGDTDRHRALLETAGEFAVGSGAELVLLSTLRQSEYEDDRDALQGFERIEGASYGIDTFRNNLTQKAQALANETIADLDVDYEIEPRVVEDRSLAEEILAVADQADVDHIFIVGQKRSPTGKAIFGNVAQSVILGFDGRVTVDLE from the coding sequence ATGGATCGAGGACTGATCGTCGTCGGCGACACTGACCGCCACCGGGCGCTGCTCGAGACGGCCGGGGAGTTCGCCGTCGGTTCCGGCGCCGAACTGGTATTGCTGTCAACACTTCGACAGAGCGAGTACGAAGACGACCGCGACGCGCTCCAGGGGTTCGAACGGATCGAGGGGGCGAGCTACGGTATCGACACGTTCCGGAACAACCTCACCCAGAAAGCCCAGGCGCTGGCGAACGAGACGATCGCCGATCTCGACGTCGACTACGAGATCGAACCGCGCGTCGTCGAGGATCGCTCGCTCGCCGAAGAGATTCTGGCGGTCGCAGACCAGGCCGACGTCGATCACATCTTCATCGTCGGCCAGAAGCGCTCCCCGACGGGGAAGGCGATCTTCGGCAACGTCGCCCAGTCGGTTATTCTCGGCTTCGACGGACGGGTCACCGTCGACCTCGAGTGA
- the phoU gene encoding phosphate signaling complex protein PhoU, with the protein MARKSYQAELDALEAGVLEMSDLVCERFRLALSAYEQRDEELAEGVITGDHEINRRYLELEGECIGLLALQQPVAGDLRFITASFKIITDLERVADLATNVGRYAIEGGRDRYPEIPVVQIGETTIELVEDAMSAYATNDAAATYEIATRDDDIDARCESASEVVVRDVLASGAAVGEATDGTGDVSPLFEDVSRMLLTIRDVERVGDHAVNIAARTLNMVENDDELIY; encoded by the coding sequence ATGGCACGAAAATCCTACCAGGCGGAGCTGGACGCTCTCGAAGCCGGCGTTCTCGAGATGAGCGATCTCGTCTGCGAACGGTTCCGACTCGCATTGTCAGCGTACGAACAGCGTGACGAGGAACTCGCCGAGGGAGTCATCACCGGCGATCACGAGATCAATCGGCGCTACCTCGAGCTGGAGGGCGAGTGTATCGGTCTGCTGGCGCTCCAGCAACCGGTCGCCGGTGACCTGCGCTTTATCACCGCGTCGTTCAAGATCATCACCGACCTCGAACGCGTCGCCGACCTGGCGACCAACGTCGGCCGCTACGCGATCGAGGGAGGCCGCGATCGCTATCCCGAGATCCCGGTCGTTCAGATCGGCGAGACGACGATCGAACTGGTCGAGGATGCGATGAGCGCGTACGCGACCAACGACGCCGCTGCGACGTACGAAATCGCCACTCGCGACGACGATATCGACGCCCGATGTGAGTCGGCCAGCGAGGTCGTCGTCCGTGACGTACTCGCATCCGGGGCCGCCGTCGGGGAGGCGACGGACGGCACCGGTGACGTCTCTCCACTCTTCGAAGACGTCTCGCGGATGCTGCTGACGATCCGCGACGTCGAACGGGTCGGCGACCACGCCGTCAACATCGCCGCTCGAACCCTCAATATGGTCGAAAACGACGACGAACTGATCTACTGA
- a CDS encoding PstS family phosphate ABC transporter substrate-binding protein has product MSDDRFGRDGGGVSRREFAAGAGAVGAIGLAGCGGVLGGGSGELSGTIDASGSNTVAPITDWAGEQFSNEFPDVLVDVAPEGTGAGFQEFCRANSAVQSASREITDDEVDLCGENDVDYDFLEVGLDGLSVVKNSENDWVDTITLDELRQIWEFQSDVETWSDVRSEWPDEEIQLHARDSASGTFDYFTREINGEIGNVRDDYSATSQTNEIMGAVADNLHGFGWGGLGYLRAIEDDQPIEAVPVESDVDGDFYLPTEANIEEGLYSPLARPLFAYFNMASLEEEPDLIGSFARFYANNAQGFARDEGFYAAPDEVTEENHDKIDSWLDQVGSSPDDLTVDRD; this is encoded by the coding sequence ATGTCCGACGACAGATTCGGGCGAGACGGTGGCGGAGTATCGAGACGGGAATTTGCTGCGGGTGCAGGCGCCGTCGGGGCCATCGGCCTCGCCGGGTGTGGCGGTGTCCTCGGTGGCGGTAGTGGTGAGCTATCCGGAACGATCGATGCCTCGGGATCGAATACCGTCGCACCGATCACCGACTGGGCGGGCGAGCAGTTCTCGAACGAGTTCCCGGACGTACTCGTCGATGTCGCTCCGGAAGGGACGGGCGCCGGCTTTCAGGAGTTTTGCCGGGCGAATTCGGCCGTCCAGAGTGCGAGTCGAGAGATCACCGACGACGAGGTCGATCTCTGTGGGGAGAACGACGTCGACTACGACTTCCTCGAAGTCGGCCTCGACGGACTGTCGGTCGTCAAGAATTCGGAGAACGATTGGGTCGACACCATCACCCTCGACGAGCTCCGACAGATCTGGGAGTTCCAGTCCGACGTCGAAACGTGGAGCGACGTTCGCTCGGAGTGGCCCGACGAGGAAATCCAGCTCCACGCCCGCGACAGCGCGTCCGGGACGTTCGATTACTTCACGCGCGAGATCAACGGCGAGATCGGCAACGTCCGCGACGACTATTCCGCGACCAGCCAGACCAACGAGATCATGGGCGCGGTCGCCGACAATCTGCACGGCTTCGGCTGGGGTGGCCTCGGGTACCTCCGGGCCATCGAGGACGACCAGCCGATCGAAGCCGTCCCCGTCGAAAGCGACGTCGACGGAGACTTCTATCTCCCGACCGAGGCGAACATCGAGGAGGGGTTGTACTCGCCCCTCGCCCGCCCGTTGTTCGCGTACTTCAATATGGCGAGCCTGGAGGAGGAACCGGATCTCATCGGTTCGTTCGCCCGGTTCTACGCGAACAACGCCCAGGGGTTCGCCAGGGACGAGGGCTTCTACGCGGCTCCGGACGAAGTCACCGAGGAGAACCACGACAAGATCGACTCCTGGCTCGATCAGGTCGGATCGTCGCCGGACGACCTCACCGTGGATCGTGACTGA